The following are encoded together in the Bradyrhizobium sp. CCGUVB1N3 genome:
- a CDS encoding DUF1127 domain-containing protein: protein MSTLTDNSMTNHHAPSLLYQIGETLHVWHERYRTRKELSQWTTRDLQDVGLSWGDIAFEAEKPFWRA, encoded by the coding sequence ATGTCTACGCTCACCGACAATTCGATGACAAATCATCATGCGCCAAGCTTGCTGTACCAGATCGGGGAGACCCTCCATGTCTGGCACGAGCGCTACCGCACCCGCAAAGAGCTGTCCCAGTGGACCACGCGTGATCTCCAGGACGTCGGTCTCTCCTGGGGTGACATTGCCTTCGAGGCTGAAAAACCCTTCTGGCGGGCCTGA
- a CDS encoding GNAT family N-acetyltransferase: MSTLRLDDLKQYSDTLRTRHGDALTLRFVEPRDTEELQHYFRSLSSRSRYNRFFGALSELPKALLHDFTHVGERERFSVIATMMVDGFETVVGEARYAFHAETSAVEFGLSVDDRWQGHGIGTALLKNLECRAAAFGAEHIFGDTLRSNAVMVSLARKSGFAFVNHPDDWKLVRFDKEIAIEPKDIPCASWRLAALSRQAESPSATA, from the coding sequence ATGAGCACGCTGCGCCTGGATGATCTCAAGCAATATTCGGACACGCTGCGCACCCGTCACGGGGACGCGCTCACGCTGCGCTTCGTCGAGCCGCGCGACACGGAGGAACTCCAGCACTATTTCCGCTCGCTGTCGTCCCGCTCCCGCTACAACCGTTTCTTCGGCGCGTTGAGTGAGCTGCCGAAGGCGCTGCTGCACGACTTCACCCATGTCGGCGAGCGTGAGCGCTTTAGCGTAATCGCGACCATGATGGTCGATGGATTCGAGACCGTTGTCGGCGAGGCGCGCTACGCCTTCCACGCCGAGACATCGGCCGTCGAATTCGGCCTGTCGGTCGACGACCGCTGGCAGGGCCACGGCATCGGCACGGCGCTGCTCAAAAATCTCGAATGCCGCGCGGCCGCCTTTGGAGCCGAGCACATCTTCGGCGACACGCTGCGTTCTAACGCTGTGATGGTGTCGCTGGCCCGCAAATCCGGCTTCGCCTTCGTCAATCATCCCGACGATTGGAAGCTGGTGCGGTTCGACAAGGAGATCGCCATCGAGCCGAAGGACATTCCCTGCGCAAGCTGGCGTCTCGCCGCTCTTTCCCGTCAGGCCGAAAGCCCCTCAGCCACAGCCTGA
- a CDS encoding enoyl-CoA hydratase produces the protein MTTETIIDTGTDELLCVIRDRVAVITLNRPEARNSLSDTLTPALRTIIRTCGEDQNVGALLITGAGQAFCAGGNVKGMGVHRDKAKLEMSFDDRVADLQERQRLLTGALVSVRKPTIAALPGPAVGAGLAIAMACDIRIAAQSAFVTTGYARVALSGDYGIAWLLTRLVGTARARELMFTGDKVDAIRCEAIGLVNRVVPDDKLQEDAFALARSLAEGPRLALRYMKDNLDEALLFDFETARDHEAGRLIRLTTTADHKEAVQAFIDKRKPVFTGK, from the coding sequence ATGACCACCGAAACCATCATCGACACCGGCACCGACGAACTCCTCTGCGTCATTCGCGACCGCGTCGCGGTGATCACGCTGAACCGGCCCGAGGCGCGCAATTCGCTGTCGGACACGCTGACGCCGGCGCTACGCACCATCATCCGGACCTGCGGCGAGGATCAAAATGTCGGCGCGCTCCTGATCACCGGCGCGGGACAAGCCTTCTGCGCCGGCGGCAACGTCAAGGGCATGGGCGTGCATCGCGACAAGGCCAAGCTCGAAATGTCCTTCGACGACCGGGTCGCCGATTTGCAGGAGCGGCAGCGGTTGCTCACCGGCGCGCTGGTGTCCGTGCGCAAACCGACCATCGCGGCGCTGCCCGGCCCCGCGGTCGGCGCAGGCCTTGCGATCGCCATGGCCTGCGACATCCGTATCGCCGCACAATCGGCGTTCGTTACCACCGGCTATGCCCGCGTTGCGCTCAGCGGCGACTATGGCATCGCCTGGCTGCTCACGCGTCTCGTCGGCACGGCGCGGGCGCGCGAATTGATGTTCACGGGCGACAAGGTCGATGCCATCAGGTGCGAGGCGATCGGCCTCGTCAATCGCGTCGTGCCGGACGACAAATTACAAGAGGATGCCTTCGCGCTGGCCAGATCGCTGGCCGAGGGCCCCCGGCTCGCGCTGCGCTACATGAAGGACAATCTCGACGAGGCCCTGCTGTTCGATTTCGAGACCGCCCGCGACCACGAGGCCGGACGGCTGATCCGCCTGACCACGACGGCCGACCACAAGGAGGCAGTGCAGGCCTTCATCGATAAACGCAAGCCGGTGTTCACGGGCAAGTAA
- a CDS encoding SDR family NAD(P)-dependent oxidoreductase yields MEHPKYNIALIVGAGEGLSASLARLLSAQGLRVALAARKIEKLGALCGETGAKAYVCDATKPEEVERLFGLVAREIGTPDVVVYNASGRTRGPFVELVAADVAQSITVSAFGGFLVAQEAAKRMLPNRHGAILFTGASASVKGYAQSAPFAMGKFALRGLAQSMARELAPQGIHVAHFVIDGGIRSAARTEAPDRPDSMLDPDAIAQSYWNVLQQPRSAWAWEMELRPWVEKF; encoded by the coding sequence ATGGAACATCCCAAGTACAACATTGCGCTCATCGTCGGTGCCGGCGAGGGCCTGAGCGCTTCGCTGGCAAGACTGTTGTCTGCGCAAGGCCTGCGCGTGGCGCTCGCCGCGCGAAAGATCGAAAAACTCGGCGCGCTCTGCGGCGAGACGGGCGCGAAGGCCTATGTCTGCGACGCAACCAAACCGGAGGAGGTCGAGCGCCTGTTCGGCCTCGTCGCGCGAGAGATCGGTACGCCCGACGTCGTGGTCTACAACGCCAGCGGCCGGACGCGCGGACCGTTCGTTGAGCTCGTCGCAGCCGATGTCGCGCAGTCGATCACGGTCAGCGCCTTCGGCGGTTTTCTGGTGGCGCAAGAGGCGGCCAAACGCATGCTGCCCAACAGGCACGGCGCGATCCTGTTCACGGGCGCGTCCGCGAGCGTGAAGGGCTATGCGCAGTCCGCGCCATTCGCGATGGGCAAGTTCGCGCTGCGCGGGCTTGCGCAGAGCATGGCGCGCGAGCTGGCGCCGCAGGGCATCCATGTCGCCCATTTCGTCATCGACGGCGGCATCCGCAGCGCAGCGCGCACGGAGGCGCCGGACAGACCGGATTCGATGCTCGATCCCGATGCGATCGCGCAGAGCTATTGGAACGTCCTGCAACAGCCGCGCAGCGCTTGGGCCTGGGAAATGGAGCTGCGACCCTGGGTGGAGAAGTTTTGA
- a CDS encoding acyl-CoA dehydrogenase family protein: protein MHKPGTSQQESAAAEQSGLLAPDTTGMNFYRADPTLTDLLRIHLPDPLFRHIEPHLDRLGELAGGTLDECARLADRHTPVLHQRDKFGRDVQWIEYHPAYRELEKAAFGEFGIHALSIRKGIMGWPDKYPVVAKHAFTFLFNQTEFGMGCPINVTDGCAKLLANFGSEALKAKYLDGLTQTDMSKLTQGGQFMTEKEGGSDVGTLTTRAVQDGDHWRLTGEKWFCSNADAKVVMLLARPEGAGPGTRGVGLFLMPRFLDDGSQNHYRIVRLKDKLGTRSMASGEIKLEGAIAYAVGKLDRGFVQMAEMVNSSRLSNGVKSTALMRRAYHDAMTVATNRVVFGKRIIDLPLGRRQMMKILLPVEQALSMSFLTADALDRAEAGSQDAAALLRILTPTLKFRATRDARKVCGDALEMRGGIGYIEEFATSRLLRDAHLGSIWEGTGNIVAIDALTRAVGRHGAEAALAADLHARLDDSPTVPQAWRDRLRGLTDRAVGFAREVADSADNEADARRATSLLYHVASAVALAWESHRIHEMRGDARRLLLSRLVIDHRVSPSDPFRLTENPTQQAIVSLLLGVRTAAMAEVGELILAA from the coding sequence ATGCACAAGCCGGGCACGTCGCAGCAGGAAAGCGCCGCGGCCGAGCAGTCAGGCCTGCTTGCGCCCGATACTACAGGCATGAATTTCTACCGCGCCGATCCGACGTTGACGGACCTGTTGCGCATCCATTTGCCCGATCCGCTCTTCCGTCACATCGAGCCGCATCTCGACCGTCTCGGCGAGCTCGCCGGCGGCACTCTCGACGAATGCGCACGGCTCGCCGACCGGCATACGCCGGTGCTGCACCAGCGCGACAAGTTCGGCCGCGACGTGCAGTGGATCGAATATCATCCGGCCTATCGCGAGCTGGAGAAGGCTGCGTTCGGCGAGTTCGGCATTCACGCGCTGTCGATTCGCAAGGGCATCATGGGCTGGCCGGACAAGTATCCCGTCGTGGCCAAGCACGCCTTCACCTTCCTGTTCAACCAGACCGAATTCGGCATGGGCTGCCCGATCAATGTCACCGATGGCTGCGCCAAGCTCTTGGCGAATTTCGGCAGCGAGGCGTTGAAGGCAAAATATCTGGACGGCCTGACCCAGACCGACATGAGCAAGCTGACGCAGGGCGGCCAGTTCATGACCGAGAAGGAGGGCGGCTCGGACGTCGGCACGCTGACGACGCGCGCGGTGCAGGACGGCGATCATTGGCGGCTCACCGGCGAAAAATGGTTCTGCTCGAATGCCGACGCCAAAGTCGTGATGCTGCTTGCGCGCCCCGAGGGCGCCGGCCCCGGCACGCGCGGCGTCGGCCTGTTCCTGATGCCACGCTTCCTCGACGACGGTTCGCAAAACCACTACCGGATCGTGCGGCTGAAGGACAAGCTTGGCACTCGTTCGATGGCCTCGGGCGAGATCAAGCTCGAAGGCGCAATCGCCTATGCGGTCGGCAAGCTCGACCGCGGCTTCGTGCAGATGGCGGAGATGGTCAACTCCTCGCGGCTCTCGAATGGCGTGAAGTCGACGGCGCTGATGCGCCGCGCCTACCACGACGCGATGACGGTCGCGACCAACCGCGTGGTGTTCGGCAAGCGCATCATCGACCTGCCGCTCGGTCGGCGGCAGATGATGAAGATCCTGCTGCCGGTCGAGCAGGCGCTGTCGATGAGCTTTCTCACCGCCGACGCGCTCGACCGCGCCGAAGCCGGCAGCCAGGATGCCGCGGCGCTGCTGCGCATCCTCACGCCGACGCTGAAGTTCCGCGCCACGCGCGATGCGCGAAAGGTCTGCGGCGATGCGCTCGAGATGCGCGGCGGCATCGGCTATATCGAGGAGTTCGCCACATCGCGGCTGCTGCGTGATGCCCATCTCGGCTCGATCTGGGAAGGCACCGGCAACATCGTCGCGATCGACGCCTTGACCCGCGCGGTCGGCCGCCACGGCGCGGAGGCCGCGCTCGCGGCCGATCTGCACGCCCGGCTCGACGACAGCCCGACCGTGCCGCAAGCATGGCGCGATCGCCTGCGCGGGCTCACCGATCGCGCGGTCGGCTTCGCGCGCGAGGTCGCTGATAGCGCCGACAACGAAGCCGATGCGCGGCGCGCCACCAGCCTGCTCTATCATGTCGCAAGCGCCGTCGCGCTTGCATGGGAATCGCATCGCATCCACGAGATGCGCGGCGATGCGCGACGACTGCTGTTGTCGCGGCTCGTGATCGATCATCGGGTATCGCCAAGCGATCCGTTCCGACTCACGGAAAATCCAACCCAACAAGCCATCGTGTCGCTGCTACTGGGCGTCCGTACGGCTGCGATGGCCGAGGTTGGCGAACTGATCTTGGCAGCGTAG
- a CDS encoding Zn-dependent alcohol dehydrogenase, protein MKAAVLYEVNKPLVIEDVSLPKPGPREVLIRTAVAGLCHSDLHFMEGLYPHPLPAVLGHESAGIVEQVGSDVTYVKPGDHVVTCLSVFCGTCDNCTTGRTVLCTDTTVKMLPGVSDRMQWSKPEKLHQFLNLSSFAEQMLVHENAIVKIRKDMPLELAALIGCGVITGYGAVVNTAKVQAGETVAVIGCGGVGMAAINGAEIAGAGRIIAIDTNPAKLQLATKLGATDIINPADGDVVKQVRDLTNGGVHHSFEVLGRKETAEQAFGMLASGGTATIVGMIPFGQKIELHGFDFLRERKIQGSSMGSNHFRVDMPRLVEFYLRGRLHLEDWISAKLKLSEINEGFANMKAGKTLRSVIMFDS, encoded by the coding sequence ATGAAGGCTGCCGTCCTCTACGAAGTCAACAAGCCACTCGTCATCGAGGATGTTAGCCTGCCGAAGCCGGGCCCGCGCGAGGTCCTGATCCGCACCGCGGTCGCCGGCCTCTGCCACTCCGACCTGCACTTCATGGAAGGGCTCTATCCGCATCCGCTGCCCGCGGTGCTCGGCCACGAATCGGCAGGCATCGTCGAGCAGGTCGGCTCCGATGTGACCTATGTGAAGCCGGGGGATCACGTCGTCACCTGCCTCTCCGTGTTCTGCGGCACCTGCGACAACTGCACGACGGGACGCACGGTGCTCTGCACTGACACCACGGTGAAGATGCTGCCGGGTGTCTCCGATCGGATGCAATGGTCGAAGCCGGAGAAGCTGCACCAGTTCCTCAATCTGTCATCCTTCGCCGAGCAGATGCTGGTGCATGAGAACGCGATCGTCAAAATTCGCAAGGACATGCCGCTCGAGCTTGCTGCGCTGATCGGCTGCGGCGTGATCACCGGCTATGGCGCGGTCGTGAACACCGCAAAAGTTCAGGCTGGCGAGACCGTGGCGGTGATCGGCTGCGGCGGCGTCGGCATGGCCGCGATCAACGGCGCCGAGATTGCGGGTGCCGGTCGCATCATCGCGATCGATACCAACCCGGCCAAACTCCAGCTCGCGACCAAGCTCGGCGCCACCGACATCATCAATCCCGCCGACGGCGACGTGGTGAAGCAGGTGCGCGACCTCACCAATGGCGGCGTGCATCATTCCTTCGAGGTGCTCGGTCGCAAGGAAACCGCGGAGCAGGCGTTCGGCATGCTCGCCTCCGGCGGCACAGCGACGATCGTCGGCATGATCCCGTTCGGGCAGAAGATCGAGCTTCACGGCTTCGACTTCCTGCGCGAGCGCAAGATCCAGGGCTCGTCGATGGGCTCGAACCACTTCCGCGTCGACATGCCGCGCCTGGTCGAGTTCTACCTGCGCGGCCGCTTGCACCTGGAGGACTGGATCTCGGCCAAGCTGAAGCTTTCCGAGATCAACGAAGGCTTCGCCAACATGAAAGCCGGCAAGACGCTGCGCAGCGTGATCATGTTTGATAGTTAG
- a CDS encoding nuclear transport factor 2 family protein: MSKDLGQLTALNRDYVASVQNCDVKRFDEILAPEFYCTNPDKTLVDRAGFLRQTAQPIAIRNLREHDVRIRIMGDFAIIHGATSYTTADGQQATGRYTDCWARQNGKWLAVSAHVSR, encoded by the coding sequence ATGAGCAAGGATCTGGGACAGCTCACCGCGCTCAACCGCGACTACGTCGCATCCGTGCAGAATTGCGACGTCAAGCGCTTCGACGAGATCCTGGCGCCCGAGTTCTACTGCACCAATCCCGACAAGACGCTGGTCGACCGCGCCGGCTTTTTGAGGCAGACGGCGCAGCCGATCGCGATCCGGAATCTCAGGGAGCACGACGTCAGAATTCGCATCATGGGCGACTTCGCCATCATCCACGGCGCCACCAGCTACACCACGGCGGACGGCCAGCAGGCCACCGGCCGCTATACCGACTGCTGGGCCAGGCAGAACGGAAAATGGCTCGCGGTGTCGGCGCACGTGTCGCGGTGA
- the mbfA gene encoding iron exporter MbfA: MKNFADLTEREVLAVAISSEEEDSRIYMTFAEDLKERYPDSAKIFEQMAEEERGHRHRLLQLYEERFGPHLPPIRRDDVRGFLRRRPIWLTKNLPLDTIRKEVETMELEAERFYARAAEQAEDVGVRRLLGDLAEEEKHHENTAAKLTDEILKPDVRAEEDRTRRRMFVLQYVQPGLAGLMDGSVSTLAPLFAAAFATHQNWQTFLVGLAASIGAGISMGFAEALSDDGSLTGRGSPWLRGVTCGLMTTLGGLGHTMPYLVPDSWPNAFWIATAIACVVVFFELWAIAFIRARYMDTPFLQAVFQIVLGGAIVLGVGILIGAA, translated from the coding sequence GTGAAGAATTTTGCCGATCTGACCGAGCGAGAGGTGCTCGCGGTTGCGATTTCCTCCGAGGAGGAAGACAGCCGCATCTACATGACCTTCGCCGAGGACCTGAAGGAGCGCTATCCGGACTCGGCCAAGATCTTCGAGCAGATGGCCGAGGAGGAACGCGGCCACCGCCATCGCCTGCTTCAGCTCTACGAAGAACGCTTCGGCCCGCATCTGCCGCCGATCCGCCGCGATGACGTCCGGGGCTTCCTGCGCCGCCGCCCGATCTGGCTGACCAAGAACCTGCCGCTCGACACGATCCGGAAAGAGGTCGAGACCATGGAGCTCGAGGCCGAGCGGTTTTACGCGCGCGCCGCCGAGCAGGCCGAGGATGTCGGCGTGCGCCGCCTGCTCGGCGATCTCGCCGAGGAGGAGAAGCATCACGAGAACACCGCCGCCAAGCTGACGGACGAGATTCTCAAGCCCGACGTGCGCGCAGAGGAAGACCGCACGCGCCGCCGCATGTTCGTGCTGCAATATGTGCAGCCGGGCCTCGCCGGCCTGATGGACGGCTCGGTCTCGACGCTGGCACCGCTGTTCGCAGCCGCCTTCGCCACGCATCAGAACTGGCAGACGTTTCTGGTTGGGCTCGCCGCCTCGATCGGCGCCGGCATCAGCATGGGCTTTGCGGAGGCCCTCTCGGACGACGGCTCGCTCACCGGTCGCGGCTCGCCCTGGCTGCGCGGCGTCACCTGCGGCTTGATGACGACGCTCGGCGGCCTCGGCCACACCATGCCCTATCTCGTCCCGGACTCCTGGCCCAATGCGTTCTGGATCGCGACCGCGATCGCCTGCGTCGTCGTGTTCTTCGAATTATGGGCGATCGCCTTCATCCGCGCGCGCTACATGGATACGCCTTTCCTGCAGGCGGTGTTCCAGATCGTGCTCGGCGGCGCCATCGTGCTCGGAGTCGGAATATTGATCGGGGCGGCGTAG
- a CDS encoding alpha/beta fold hydrolase codes for MTSLPDIPLPAGIRSRYVDGINGLRMHVLEAGFETRGRPCVLLLHGFPELAFSWRKVMPALSEAGYHVIAPDQRGYGRTTGWQADYDGDLAPFRLFNLVHDALGLVSAFGYRHVDVIGHDFGSPVASWCALMRPDVFRSVAMMSAPFGGPPPLPFNAVDKPAAPPSDDPVHRELVALPRPRKHYQWYYSTREANTDMHRAPQGVHDFLRAYYHHKSADWKDNKPYPLKSWSAGELAKLPTYYVMDLDETMSHTVAKEMPSRAEIAANQWLPDRELAYYSAEYGRTGFQGGLQWYRCGTSGAFNNELQLFAGRTIDVPSCFISGKQDWGTYQRPGVFEAMQALACTNMLGCHLVDGAGHWVQQEQPAEVSRLLIAFLAKTR; via the coding sequence ATGACATCTCTCCCCGACATCCCTCTGCCCGCCGGCATCCGCTCGCGCTACGTCGACGGCATCAACGGCCTGCGCATGCACGTGCTCGAAGCCGGCTTCGAGACGCGGGGACGGCCCTGCGTGCTGCTACTGCACGGCTTCCCGGAGCTCGCCTTCTCCTGGCGCAAGGTGATGCCGGCGCTCAGCGAGGCCGGCTATCACGTGATCGCGCCGGACCAGCGCGGCTATGGGCGCACCACCGGATGGCAGGCGGACTACGACGGCGATCTCGCGCCCTTCCGGCTGTTCAACCTGGTGCACGACGCGCTCGGGCTGGTGTCGGCGTTCGGCTACCGGCACGTCGACGTGATCGGGCATGATTTCGGCAGTCCGGTTGCGTCCTGGTGCGCGCTGATGCGGCCCGACGTGTTCCGCTCCGTGGCGATGATGAGCGCGCCGTTCGGCGGGCCGCCGCCCTTGCCGTTCAACGCAGTCGACAAGCCGGCGGCTCCGCCGAGCGATGATCCGGTGCACCGCGAGCTGGTCGCGCTGCCGCGGCCGCGCAAGCATTACCAGTGGTACTATTCGACACGCGAGGCGAATACCGACATGCACCGCGCGCCACAGGGCGTGCACGATTTTCTGCGCGCCTACTATCATCACAAGAGCGCGGACTGGAAAGACAACAAGCCCTATCCGCTGAAATCCTGGTCCGCAGGCGAGCTCGCAAAGCTGCCGACCTACTACGTGATGGATCTCGACGAGACCATGTCGCACACGGTCGCGAAGGAGATGCCCTCGCGAGCCGAGATCGCCGCCAACCAGTGGCTGCCGGATCGCGAGCTGGCCTATTACAGCGCCGAATATGGCCGCACTGGATTCCAGGGCGGGCTGCAATGGTATCGCTGCGGCACGTCGGGCGCTTTCAATAACGAATTGCAACTGTTCGCGGGCCGCACGATCGACGTGCCGTCCTGCTTCATCTCCGGCAAGCAGGATTGGGGCACCTATCAGCGCCCCGGCGTGTTCGAGGCGATGCAGGCCCTCGCCTGTACCAACATGCTCGGCTGCCATCTCGTCGACGGCGCCGGACATTGGGTGCAGCAGGAGCAGCCCGCCGAGGTGAGCCGGCTGTTGATCGCGTTTCTCGCCAAGACCCGCTGA
- a CDS encoding acyl-CoA synthetase — MTHPSVYARTTPDKIAYQMAGTGKAITYRELDELSNQGAQLFRSLGLRAGDHIALLMENRLAFMEICWAAQRSGLYYTAISRYLKQDEIDYIVKDCGAKVVITTPKCADQIKGLIKGAAGEPIFYIMDEPLPGFRSYDKEAAAQPATSIADEVAGYDMLYSSGTTGRPKGIKKAFEGKSIDEPNAFLRVLCADMCGMNPGTTYLSPAPLYHAAPLRFNMMAIVLGGTSIIMEHFDAEEFLKLVEKYKVTQSQLVPTMFVRMLKLPDETRAKYNVSTLKGAIHAAAPCPADVKAKMIEWWGPILIEYYAGSEGNGVTVCNSTQWLEHRGSVGRAVVGKIKILDENDEEQPVGEIGTVYFADAPVFTYHNDPEKTKKAYNAKGWSTLGDVGYLDKDGFLYLTDRKSYMIISGGVNIYPQETEDVLISHPDVADVAVFGVPNEEMGEEVKAVVQPHDMSRAGRELEADLIAYCKTRLSALKCPRSIDFEAELPRTPTGKLVKRHLRDRYWPKTAAKI, encoded by the coding sequence ATGACTCACCCCTCCGTCTACGCCCGCACCACGCCCGACAAGATCGCCTATCAGATGGCCGGAACCGGCAAGGCGATCACCTATCGCGAGCTCGACGAGCTCTCGAACCAGGGCGCGCAGCTCTTCCGCTCGCTGGGGCTTAGGGCCGGCGATCACATCGCGCTCTTGATGGAGAACCGCCTCGCTTTCATGGAGATCTGCTGGGCCGCGCAGCGCAGCGGGCTCTACTACACCGCGATCAGCCGTTATCTGAAGCAGGACGAGATCGACTACATCGTCAAAGACTGTGGCGCCAAGGTCGTCATCACCACGCCGAAATGCGCCGACCAGATCAAGGGGTTGATCAAGGGCGCAGCCGGCGAGCCCATCTTCTACATAATGGATGAGCCGCTGCCCGGCTTCCGCTCCTACGACAAGGAAGCCGCGGCTCAGCCGGCGACGTCGATCGCGGACGAGGTCGCCGGCTACGACATGCTGTATTCGTCGGGCACGACCGGCCGCCCGAAAGGCATCAAGAAGGCCTTCGAGGGCAAGTCCATCGACGAGCCAAACGCCTTCCTGCGCGTGCTCTGCGCCGACATGTGCGGCATGAATCCCGGGACCACTTATCTGTCACCCGCCCCGCTCTATCACGCAGCTCCCTTGCGTTTCAACATGATGGCGATCGTGCTCGGCGGCACCTCGATCATCATGGAGCATTTCGACGCCGAGGAGTTCTTGAAGCTGGTCGAGAAATACAAGGTGACGCAGTCGCAACTCGTCCCGACCATGTTCGTGCGCATGCTCAAGCTGCCGGACGAGACCCGCGCGAAGTACAATGTCTCCACGCTCAAGGGCGCGATCCACGCCGCGGCTCCCTGCCCGGCCGACGTCAAGGCCAAGATGATCGAATGGTGGGGGCCGATCCTGATCGAATACTACGCGGGCTCGGAAGGTAACGGCGTCACCGTCTGCAACTCCACACAATGGCTCGAGCACCGCGGCAGCGTGGGCCGCGCGGTGGTGGGCAAGATCAAGATTTTGGACGAGAACGACGAGGAGCAGCCGGTTGGCGAGATTGGCACAGTGTATTTCGCCGACGCGCCAGTCTTCACCTATCACAACGATCCCGAGAAGACGAAGAAGGCCTATAACGCCAAGGGCTGGTCGACGCTCGGTGATGTCGGCTATCTCGACAAGGACGGCTTCCTCTATCTCACCGACCGCAAGTCCTACATGATCATCTCGGGCGGAGTGAACATCTATCCGCAGGAGACCGAGGACGTGCTGATCAGCCATCCCGATGTCGCCGACGTCGCCGTGTTCGGCGTACCGAACGAGGAGATGGGCGAAGAGGTGAAGGCGGTCGTGCAGCCGCACGACATGAGTCGCGCCGGCAGGGAGCTCGAAGCCGACCTGATCGCCTACTGCAAGACCCGCCTCTCCGCCCTCAAATGCCCACGCTCGATCGATTTCGAGGCCGAGCTGCCGCGCACTCCCACCGGCAAGCTGGTCAAGCGCCATTTGCGCGACAGGTATTGGCCGAAGACGGCGGCGAAGATTTAG
- a CDS encoding acetyl-CoA C-acetyltransferase: MAEAYIVAAARTAGGRKGGRLAGWHPADLAAKVLDELVDRAKVDPAQVEDVIMGCVMQVGEQSNNVARNAIMASKLPESVPGTSIDRQCGSSQQALHFAAQAVMSGAMDVVIAAGVESMTRVPMGLSSQLAAKNGFGHYKSPGIEQRYPNIVFSQFTGAEMMAEKYGLSKDELDEYSYNSHQRAIAATQGGHFKDEIVPLEITRADGSKDAHHIDEGIRFDASLDGIRSVKLIAENGRLTAASASQICDGASGVMVVNERGLKSLGVKPLARVHHMTMMGGDPVIMLDAPLHATKRALEKTGMGIDDIDLFEVNEAFASVPTAWLKTTGADPARLNVNGGAIALGHPLGGSGTKLMTTLVHALKQRGKRYGLQTMCEGAGMANVTIVERL; this comes from the coding sequence ATGGCCGAGGCTTACATCGTCGCCGCCGCGCGAACCGCCGGCGGGCGCAAGGGGGGCCGCCTCGCCGGCTGGCATCCGGCCGATCTCGCCGCAAAAGTGCTGGACGAGTTGGTCGACCGCGCCAAGGTCGATCCGGCGCAGGTCGAGGACGTCATCATGGGCTGCGTGATGCAGGTCGGCGAGCAGTCCAACAACGTCGCGCGCAACGCGATCATGGCCTCGAAACTGCCGGAGAGCGTGCCGGGCACCTCGATCGACCGGCAGTGCGGCTCCTCGCAGCAGGCGCTGCATTTCGCTGCCCAAGCCGTGATGTCCGGCGCGATGGACGTGGTGATCGCGGCCGGCGTGGAATCGATGACGCGCGTGCCGATGGGCCTCTCCTCGCAACTCGCGGCCAAGAACGGCTTTGGCCATTACAAGAGCCCGGGCATCGAGCAGCGCTATCCGAACATCGTGTTCAGCCAGTTCACCGGCGCGGAGATGATGGCCGAGAAGTACGGCCTCTCCAAGGATGAACTCGACGAATACTCCTACAACAGCCATCAGCGCGCGATTGCGGCGACGCAAGGAGGCCATTTCAAGGACGAGATCGTGCCGCTCGAGATCACCCGTGCCGACGGCTCGAAGGACGCCCATCACATCGACGAAGGCATCCGCTTCGACGCCAGCCTCGATGGCATCAGGAGCGTCAAGCTGATCGCCGAGAACGGCAGGCTGACGGCGGCGAGCGCCAGCCAGATCTGCGACGGCGCCTCCGGCGTGATGGTGGTGAACGAACGCGGCCTCAAATCGCTCGGCGTCAAGCCGCTCGCGCGCGTGCATCACATGACCATGATGGGCGGCGATCCCGTCATCATGCTGGACGCACCGCTGCACGCCACCAAGCGCGCGCTGGAGAAGACCGGCATGGGAATCGACGATATCGACCTGTTCGAGGTCAACGAGGCCTTCGCCTCGGTTCCGACCGCGTGGCTGAAGACCACCGGCGCCGATCCCGCCCGCCTCAACGTCAATGGCGGCGCGATCGCGCTCGGCCATCCCCTCGGCGGCTCCGGCACCAAGCTGATGACGACGCTGGTCCATGCGCTGAAGCAACGTGGCAAGCGCTACGGCCTCCAGACCATGTGCGAAGGCGCCGGCATGGCGAACGTCACGATCGTGGAGCGGCTGTAA